TCCATATCTCAATTTGACTACCGGGGGTGGACGTGGAAGCATTTTCTGGCGCGGTTTCTTGCTTGCTCAAGTGCTTAGCAACCATATTTGCCTGATCTGATGAGTGGAAGATATTGTTGGTTGCATTTGAGTAGCTATTATTTTCCTTGGGCAGGTCGTCTTGGCTTAGTTGAGAAGCAACAAACTTGTCTAGAACTCTCCAATCAGTCACTGGATCAACTGGTTGCCTATTATTATTTTGGTGACCATAGAGAAGATGCAAGCTTTGTTCACGTCTTTGCTCTTCTGGTGAAAAAGACGAGGATTGCAGAGTGCTTGCCTGGTTTATGTCTAGTCCATAGACAGTGACAGCTTTCAAAAGTTTAGGGCTTTGTAGAAGGGGAAGCTCGAGGAAGTGATCATGGCTGCTGGAAACCTGATTATGATACTGCATATCCAACTCTTTCTTGCACGGGTAAGCGAGGTGATAGCCCAAATCAGGCTGTGAGTTTTGATTTGGAGGCGAGTCCTCCTCATGCATGAAAGAAACTTGATCCTCATACCAACTGCTTGATTCATGCTCGCTCATTTTCCTCACAGTTGTTATTCTTTTCTTGAACACCCTGCAAACAACCCAACCTTCTTCCTGTTTCAATCAGACGAACGTTCTTTAATTTGATGAACTTCAAGTTGGAAGGGGTTCAACTGCTTAAAACTACATCATAATGCTATAGTAAATGGGCATTTTCttgaaaattaagaaatttagataaaaaatttgACTACTTGCCTGATGAGTTCCATTTTCTTCAGTTTCAAGGCGATACTCGTGCATAATCCAGTCTGATTTCTGTCCGTTTGGAGCACGGCCCTTGTAAAAGACTAAGGTCTTCCTCATACCAATCAAGTCATGCTTGGAATAGATTGCTTTATCTCTACCTGTTGCTTTCCAAAATCCTGCAGCAGTGGCTCTATTTGTGCGAGTCCCAGTTGGATACTTCTTGTCTTTATGGCTAAAAAAGTACCATTCATTTTGATCTTCTGTCCCTATTCGGCATATTTCTGTTCAAGTAAACAAGTATCAAAACGTATAATACATGGTTGGGTTGTTGAATCCTAGCTAATTAAAATGGATTAAATGAATATGGCTACCTTGAAGGTCCCATGGCTCGATTTTATAGAGGTCGACATCTTTAATGACATCTAGGTCAATCCTTCTTGAATTAACTTTTTTCCTAAGGTAGTAATCAACTAGTTCTTCATCGGTGGGATGGAACCGGAAACCAGGAGGAACATGTGAAAAAGTGTTCATGTTCTCCTGCTGCTGAGTCTCGAGTCCTGTATTCCATTCAGATACTCCGTTAAGAATTTGTGATCCTAGTAGTTTCACGTATCAATCTAGTATGCATGATGAGAAATCGTCATTCTCGACTATATATATACAAATGCAATCAGCCATACTTCACTTTGAACATCCTTTCTTATACTAAAGCAATCATCTATTTAGTAGATATCCAAAATGTATGTAAATATATATAGCTTATTAACTAGAACTTGTTTGCTTAACTTGTCAGATTAATTTTTCTCTGATTgctaacaaatttatatatctaACTGAACTAGTACGAGAATATTGAAGCAGTTCTTATGCTTGTTATgaattaaagaagaaagaaTTTCCAGAGCAAATGAAATACTTTAGGTTGAATGCAACTAACAACACATGGATTGTACTGTTGACCATGGACCTAAATTGGAGGAAGAAAACAAATGTGCTAGAATGAAGAAGGAAGAATTTAATGATGAAATATTCAAGTTGGTTGAAATAATTTGCTTTTATTGAGATTCTTTTGAGTACAACATCCAACAGCTTCTCATCTCTTTCATCATTAAGATTATATAGCAAGGTTCTGGTTATGCAAACACGAATCAAAAGTCTCCTGCTGTCATATAGAAGAAGAAGTGGGATCATACATGTTGAATATGAGTTCTCCTATAGCATGGGAAAACTTACCTAGCTATATGATGTGATTATTTATAATTCGTAGGGACATCTCACATGCAGGAACTATGATGCAATATCACTTTTAggatgaaaaattatgaaataacctTTTTAATTATGAACCGGGGAACATTAAGCAATATAGGTCATAGATTTAAAGTGGAAAATACAATTAAGGAAACCATTGATTGCAATTAATATGCTATCAAAATTCGAGATTATGAAAGCTTTCATGGATGGCAAGTGCATTTTTCTTTGTAGACTATGCATTTATAGTAGCAGAAAACTATTCCTTGAGATGCTAGATCCGCATGAATATGCGACCTCCACATATTCTCAAAACCTCAGTGACAGATGCCTCAAAAACAAATTATTCATCTGTATGTCatgcaaaaaaagaaaaaaagaaatcagGTGATGGGAAGAGAGCTAGAACTAGGAGAGATAAAAAGGAGAGAGAGCTCACAGATGAAGCAAATACAAGATCTCTAGACCTTGGAACCCACAGATCTGGGTTGATTGAGTCTTCCTCGAATCGAAGAACTAAAAACCTTGTACTCTGCAAATTGAATGATACGGTCGACTGGGTGCAGCTCAATTTCACTCCTGGTACAGTACTGGAAGTCCTATATCaaaagaggaagaaaaaaagTAAAGTAATTATATGGAAATATCCTCGGGAATTGAAGCCGATTGCTTTTTGTCATCCCACACAAACTGTTTTCTGTCGAGTTGTCGGATCAGATCCCCAGAAAGAGAATAGAAAGGAAGGAAAAGCCGAGAAGAAGAAAGGAGAATGAGTAGGGTTATAtaaggagagagagagggggaaggaaaacaaaataaaacaaaaccCTAATGACCAAGTATTCTTATCAAAAACTTTGtaagaaaaatatattcaaCATCATAGCTCTCGTTGTCCCTCACTGTCGGATTGAGGGTTTGAGCTGAATTGGTGGACAAGATTAGGGCGGGAAAAAAGGAGGCGCGAATATTGGGAAGCTCTAAGGATAGGAACTAACTGAAAGACCTCTCTTCTCTACTGCCAACTCTACCCGCAACTGATAAAGACCCAGATAGACAATAAgcacataaaattattttcttcttcttcttcctgttCGTTCGTTCGTCAGAGAAAGAATGAAAAAGAGAGAGATAGAAGGAAACGGTGAAGTCAGAGGAACTAACGGCACAGACCAATCAACAACAAAGCTTAAAAGAGTCCAGAAGACCCCAAaaagagagaataaaaaaatatatattaatattggtGGTAGTGGTGACGTAATGGAACAGCCACCAGCCAAAAAGATGCACACAGAAGCACTCTCTCTGGATGAGGCATGGTGGCCCCTGCTAGCCCAAACACCATTCCTAGTCCCTACCCATTAATTGGGTTCAAGTGTTTAACAGTGATAAAAATGAGAATGATGATGTTGGATCTACCCATGGATGGTCTAGAGAGATGGTGGTCCGCCACCAATAGGTGTGGCTGTTGAATTGGCTACTCTTTTCTTGTTGCCCCATCTAAATATGGGTGAACAGATTGGTGCTTTCTATCATTACCCTAATAATTCTTATAAGTTTTGTCCAAACATATATTTCTTATTATTTGATGCAAAAGTTTTGCTTGCTATAGTTGAACCATCCAAGTCTGTACTTCTGTTAATATATGAATCCATTTACTGAATTATCACCTCTATGAAGAGCTCTTTTCttgtcactttttttttttttttttcttttcctgtgtACATATTTAGACTTTTACATACTAAATTTGATCAAACACATGATACATGTCAAGTTAACTTGCTCATCCTTTGCTAAACGGTGGCTCCAATTAATCTCAAACCTTTATTATTTTAAGTGAGCGCCACATTGTAGGGTAAATTTCATACTATATAATTATCAAATAAGTCAAAATTACTAATAACAAAGGATATTAGTTTCAATTGAAACAATACAAAAATACTTAAGTgtcataagatttttttttctttttaaatggagattggggaataaaatttgaaacttttcaaatttattcaaatacaatTATTACCGAGCTAAGccttctaattaatttttatatatacattaaagaaataaattatttaatataaccgTAATATATGTAATgattagttattaaatattaaaaattatagaatctatataaaatttaatatgattaattattGTAATAACTTTATTTCTCACTTATGCGATTTATCTAGCATGAAGGAAATATTTGTTCTCTCTTTTCCTTCCTCTGCATCTTctattctttctctttctccatGTGTAACTCCTCTCTCTTACTACTACTATCGttgtttttctcattttttgaaaaaaaaaaaggcctaTTTTCACTATTAC
This Manihot esculenta cultivar AM560-2 chromosome 6, M.esculenta_v8, whole genome shotgun sequence DNA region includes the following protein-coding sequences:
- the LOC110617112 gene encoding NAC domain-containing protein 7, with product MNTFSHVPPGFRFHPTDEELVDYYLRKKVNSRRIDLDVIKDVDLYKIEPWDLQEICRIGTEDQNEWYFFSHKDKKYPTGTRTNRATAAGFWKATGRDKAIYSKHDLIGMRKTLVFYKGRAPNGQKSDWIMHEYRLETEENGTHQEEGWVVCRVFKKRITTVRKMSEHESSSWYEDQVSFMHEEDSPPNQNSQPDLGYHLAYPCKKELDMQYHNQVSSSHDHFLELPLLQSPKLLKAVTVYGLDINQASTLQSSSFSPEEQRREQSLHLLYGHQNNNRQPVDPVTDWRVLDKFVASQLSQDDLPKENNSYSNATNNIFHSSDQANMVAKHLSKQETAPENASTSTPGSQIEIWK